A genomic window from Cryobacterium sp. SO2 includes:
- a CDS encoding histidine kinase yields the protein MELGQYVTDLQRQLVDAAENGTDDTRAAAERLAAGLDSATRLVLLDVLSAAAGEITRDLAPGSVDLRLRGREIEFVVTLPNTEPDTDERPAASVDLDDASTSRTTLRLPDALKARVDDAAAADGLSVNTWLVRAVAAALQPKQRRSAQRTLRTGDNFAGWAR from the coding sequence ATGGAACTTGGACAGTACGTGACCGACCTGCAGCGTCAGCTGGTGGATGCCGCCGAGAACGGCACCGACGACACCCGCGCCGCCGCCGAGCGGCTGGCCGCCGGCCTGGATTCTGCGACCCGGCTCGTGCTGCTCGACGTCTTGTCTGCCGCGGCCGGCGAGATCACCCGCGACCTCGCACCGGGATCGGTCGACCTGCGACTGCGCGGGCGCGAGATCGAATTCGTGGTCACCCTGCCCAACACCGAGCCGGACACCGACGAACGGCCCGCCGCATCCGTCGATCTCGACGACGCGAGCACCTCGCGTACCACCCTTCGCTTGCCGGATGCCCTCAAAGCGCGGGTGGACGACGCGGCCGCCGCCGACGGACTCTCGGTGAACACCTGGCTGGTGCGCGCGGTCGCCGCCGCCCTGCAGCCCAAACAGAGACGGTCGGCGCAGCGCACGCTCCGTACCGGCGACAACTTCGCAGGCTGGGCGCGCTAA
- a CDS encoding alanine racemase, translating to MTAREPDRLADLPTPSLVLDETRLDRNIATMAAFAAERGLALRPHVKTHKSVEIARRQVAAGAAGITVATISEAEIFAAAGFTDIFIAYPLWLDADKTARLRRLLEAHQHGADPLLIGVDSIEGAERAAQAAAGLLHRLAVLVEVDSGHHRSGVEADQAGTVAAAAVSVGLDVAGVFTFPGHSYSPEGRRSAAGDEGRELASAVAALAAAGVTARIVSGGSTPSAEFADAGVLTELRPGVYVFRDAQQWELGMSGPDDIALTVHATVVSQRRDHLITDAGSKVLGVDRGSFSTGFGRLLDHPDARITALSEHHATITQVDLPAGSRITVVPNHVCIAVNLADEYTVVRDGAVIGRWPVDARGANT from the coding sequence ATGACCGCCCGCGAACCCGACCGTCTCGCAGACCTGCCCACCCCGTCGCTCGTTCTCGACGAGACGCGGCTGGATCGCAACATCGCCACGATGGCCGCCTTCGCGGCCGAGCGCGGACTCGCCCTGCGACCACACGTGAAGACGCACAAGTCGGTGGAGATCGCCCGTCGGCAGGTCGCCGCCGGTGCCGCGGGCATCACGGTGGCCACGATCTCCGAGGCCGAGATCTTCGCCGCCGCCGGGTTCACCGACATCTTCATCGCCTACCCGCTCTGGCTCGACGCCGACAAGACCGCCCGGCTGCGGCGCTTGCTCGAAGCCCACCAGCACGGGGCCGATCCGCTGCTGATCGGGGTCGACTCGATCGAGGGTGCGGAGCGTGCCGCCCAGGCCGCCGCCGGGCTCCTGCACCGGCTTGCGGTGCTCGTCGAGGTGGACTCCGGGCACCATCGCAGCGGCGTCGAGGCCGACCAGGCGGGCACCGTCGCGGCCGCTGCGGTGAGCGTCGGCCTCGATGTGGCCGGGGTGTTCACCTTTCCCGGCCACAGCTATTCGCCGGAGGGACGCCGGTCGGCCGCGGGCGACGAGGGCCGCGAGCTGGCCTCAGCGGTCGCCGCTCTGGCCGCGGCCGGCGTGACCGCGCGCATTGTGAGCGGCGGCTCGACGCCATCCGCCGAATTCGCCGATGCCGGCGTGCTCACCGAGCTGCGACCCGGCGTGTACGTGTTTCGCGACGCCCAACAGTGGGAGCTCGGCATGTCCGGCCCCGACGACATCGCGCTCACCGTGCACGCCACGGTGGTCTCGCAACGGCGCGATCACCTCATCACCGATGCCGGCAGCAAGGTGCTCGGCGTTGACCGCGGATCGTTCTCGACCGGCTTCGGCCGCCTGCTCGACCATCCGGATGCGCGCATCACCGCGCTGTCGGAACACCACGCCACGATCACCCAGGTGGACCTGCCCGCCGGCAGCCGGATCACCGTCGTGCCCAACCATGTCTGCATCGCCGTCAACCTGGCCGACGAATACACGGTCGTGCGTGACGGCGCCGTCATCGGGCGCTGGCCCGTGGATGCCCGCGGCGCGAACACCTGA
- a CDS encoding VOC family protein, producing MERVLGIGGYFLRAADPATLIAWYRDCLGLDAGGELWESEAGPTVFAPFESETDYFGSRTQQTMLNFRVRDLDAMVAQLRAAGADVANETEDMPGIGRFAWVTDPEGNRIELWQPA from the coding sequence ATGGAGCGTGTACTGGGAATCGGTGGGTACTTTCTGCGGGCCGCGGACCCGGCGACGTTGATCGCCTGGTACCGGGACTGCCTGGGCCTGGACGCCGGCGGCGAGCTGTGGGAGTCGGAGGCCGGGCCGACGGTGTTCGCGCCGTTCGAGTCGGAGACGGACTATTTCGGCTCGCGCACCCAGCAGACCATGCTCAACTTCCGGGTGCGTGACCTGGACGCCATGGTGGCCCAGTTGCGCGCCGCCGGGGCGGACGTGGCGAACGAGACAGAGGACATGCCCGGCATCGGCCGGTTCGCCTGGGTGACCGACCCTGAGGGCAACCGCATCGAGCTGTGGCAGCCCGCCTGA
- a CDS encoding helix-turn-helix domain-containing protein — protein MPPITPPPTGGPADGLAAVVALRELADRMEDAEVERAMREGWSWTEVAQALGVSRQAVHKKHLRRLIDAGIELRRRNG, from the coding sequence ATGCCACCGATTACACCACCACCCACCGGAGGCCCGGCCGATGGCCTCGCCGCCGTGGTCGCCCTGCGTGAACTCGCCGACCGCATGGAAGACGCCGAAGTCGAGCGCGCCATGCGGGAGGGCTGGTCGTGGACCGAAGTCGCCCAGGCCCTGGGCGTGTCCCGCCAGGCCGTACACAAAAAACACTTGCGTCGGCTCATCGACGCCGGCATCGAATTGAGGAGACGAAATGGATGA
- a CDS encoding Clp protease N-terminal domain-containing protein produces the protein MDEDTLPVGMRELMNRAIDEATRNGSGAVEGEHVLLALLSEPRSPAARIAADGGLDHDGLLEALRAERVHSLKSAGITAIDASRLQSTPRTRQRPTWGASIRTLMTEARTANRGPRHRMTDQDMFVAILRTELGTVPRALDLAGIDRAALITRLSQA, from the coding sequence ATGGATGAGGACACCCTGCCGGTCGGCATGCGCGAACTCATGAACAGGGCCATCGACGAAGCCACCCGCAATGGGTCGGGCGCCGTGGAGGGTGAGCACGTGCTGCTCGCATTGCTCTCGGAACCCCGCAGCCCCGCGGCCCGCATCGCCGCTGACGGCGGGCTCGACCACGACGGGCTCCTGGAGGCGCTGCGCGCCGAACGGGTGCACAGTCTCAAGTCCGCCGGCATCACGGCGATCGACGCCAGCCGCCTGCAGTCCACGCCGCGCACCCGCCAACGCCCCACCTGGGGAGCCTCAATCCGCACCCTGATGACGGAGGCCCGCACGGCCAACCGCGGCCCCCGTCACCGCATGACCGACCAAGACATGTTCGTCGCGATCTTGCGCACCGAGCTCGGCACGGTGCCCAGGGCTCTCGACCTGGCCGGCATTGACCGGGCCGCGCTGATCACCCGGCTGAGCCAGGCCTAA
- a CDS encoding ATP-binding cassette domain-containing protein: protein MTTPSPARPRTDWAIEATGLVKTFGANRAVDGVDLRVRTGTVYGVLGPNGAGKSTTISMLATLLRPDGGEARIFGHDVVKEAQIVRQLIGVTAQFASVDESLSATENLVIFGRLLGLNRREAAAKATALLEEFNLTEAARRPLKRFSGGMRRRLDLAASLIAQPPLIFLDEPTTGLDPRTRTQMWETVRRLVANGSTVLLTTQMLDEADQLADRIAVIDRGRVVAEGTADELKASVGTASLQLRLENPADTSDALRAIQSVLGHPGTAAPQAGRITVPMTDVDRVTDLLLTLRDAGVHLTEMSVQKPTLDEVFLTITGRGVDDAASTTSTTPDHEVSAAA, encoded by the coding sequence ATGACCACCCCCTCCCCCGCCAGGCCCCGCACCGACTGGGCCATCGAAGCCACCGGCCTCGTCAAGACCTTCGGCGCCAATCGCGCCGTCGACGGTGTCGACCTCCGTGTGCGCACCGGCACCGTCTACGGCGTGCTCGGCCCCAACGGCGCCGGCAAGTCCACCACCATCAGCATGCTCGCCACCCTGCTGCGCCCCGACGGCGGCGAGGCCCGCATCTTCGGCCACGACGTGGTGAAGGAAGCGCAGATCGTGCGCCAACTCATCGGCGTGACCGCGCAGTTCGCCTCGGTCGACGAAAGCCTCAGTGCCACCGAGAACCTGGTGATCTTCGGCCGCCTGCTCGGGCTGAACCGTCGGGAAGCCGCCGCCAAGGCCACCGCGCTGCTCGAGGAATTCAACCTCACCGAGGCGGCCCGCCGGCCACTCAAACGGTTCTCCGGCGGCATGCGCCGCAGGCTCGACCTCGCCGCCAGCCTCATCGCCCAGCCACCGCTGATCTTCCTCGACGAACCCACCACCGGGCTCGACCCGCGCACCCGCACCCAGATGTGGGAGACCGTGCGCCGGCTGGTCGCCAACGGGTCGACCGTGCTGCTCACGACCCAGATGCTCGACGAGGCCGACCAGCTCGCCGACCGCATCGCCGTGATCGACCGTGGCCGGGTCGTCGCCGAGGGCACCGCCGATGAGCTCAAGGCCTCGGTGGGCACAGCATCCCTTCAGCTGCGTCTGGAAAACCCGGCAGACACCAGCGACGCTCTCCGCGCCATCCAGTCCGTGCTCGGCCACCCGGGCACCGCGGCACCGCAGGCCGGGCGCATCACCGTGCCGATGACGGATGTCGACAGGGTCACCGACCTGCTCCTCACCCTGCGCGACGCCGGCGTGCACCTCACCGAGATGAGCGTTCAGAAGCCCACCCTCGACGAGGTCTTCCTCACCATCACCGGGCGCGGCGTCGATGACGCGGCCTCGACCACCTCGACCACCCCCGACCACGAAGTGAGCGCCGCCGCATGA
- a CDS encoding ABC transporter permease, protein MSISTVSTSSITPGLDRPLKNRNSIRQTVSNSLTMAYRGLLKIKRTPEQLVDVTVQPILFTVMFTVLFGGAISGDMASYLPLLIPGILVQTVLTTSVVTGVQLREDMDKGVFDRFKSLPIARISPLVGALLADTVRYAIATTITWIVGYALGYWPEAGLGYVVLASLLVIACAWSISWIFAFFGVIARSASSVQGISMSVLFPLTFLSNAFVPIDTLPGWLQPLVSLNPISHLITAVRGLADTGTVGIDVVLALVGAAVMVLIFAPLTVRAYMRKA, encoded by the coding sequence ATGAGCATCTCCACTGTCAGCACCTCAAGCATCACCCCCGGCCTCGACCGGCCCCTGAAAAACCGCAACAGCATCCGCCAGACCGTGAGCAACTCGCTCACCATGGCCTACCGCGGGCTGCTCAAGATCAAACGGACGCCGGAGCAACTCGTCGACGTGACCGTGCAGCCCATCCTGTTCACGGTGATGTTCACCGTGCTGTTCGGCGGCGCCATCTCCGGCGACATGGCCAGCTACCTGCCGCTGCTCATTCCCGGCATCCTGGTGCAGACCGTGCTCACCACCTCCGTCGTCACTGGCGTGCAGCTGCGCGAAGACATGGACAAGGGCGTCTTCGACAGGTTCAAATCGCTGCCCATCGCCCGCATCTCCCCACTGGTGGGAGCGCTTCTGGCCGACACCGTGCGCTACGCGATCGCGACCACCATCACCTGGATCGTCGGGTACGCCCTGGGCTACTGGCCCGAAGCCGGTCTCGGCTACGTCGTGCTCGCCTCGCTGCTGGTCATCGCCTGCGCCTGGTCGATCAGCTGGATCTTCGCGTTCTTCGGTGTGATCGCCCGCAGCGCTTCGAGCGTGCAGGGCATCTCGATGAGCGTCCTGTTCCCGCTCACCTTCCTCTCCAATGCGTTCGTGCCCATCGACACCCTGCCCGGCTGGCTGCAGCCGCTGGTGAGCCTGAACCCGATCTCGCACCTGATCACCGCGGTGCGCGGACTGGCCGACACCGGAACCGTCGGCATCGATGTGGTCCTCGCCCTCGTCGGCGCCGCCGTGATGGTACTGATCTTCGCCCCGCTCACCGTGCGCGCCTACATGCGCAAGGCCTGA
- a CDS encoding sodium:proton antiporter produces MDVQLLLVMTGALIIAAFAHLRGLQAGIVTVTLAAAISFIPGLPRLDLDPELILGVVIPPLLYSATLNFSFFAFVKNLRSILGLGVGLVVFTTVVVGFLTSWIAPELGLAGALVLAAVVSPPDSVTTVSHGREIGLPRRTISILTGESLVNDAAALTLFAVAVAAVTGDSEFIENPFLLFGWEALIGLVLGVVIGRVVIAVRSKVGNPTIESGLNLLVPFLAYFAAEQLHASGIIAVVAAGFTVSMSHFHTRVSAVPSTTYRTRLQEAALWPVVDLILEAFVFAYMGLQFRFVLEDLAESSTPTWSTIGLGLIVLLAVILCRFAWVYFSYSRAQLALLIYAKRMAATLDPTARRRQRRRGGPGRPLEGRSDGPDNPGRRVGGRNGRPGPLGRQGGRDRGHVTVLSAPESLLVSWTGMRGIITLAAAGGIPLTIASGAPFPGRTIIQTVAFIVAIGTLLLQGSTLPWLAKTLKIDTTAEDAEIEEGRTEARTVAAAAVTGRADSTSGEYFDLQRAALTDAVLARQILPSSAGDVRHEIDSLQAGVTPLLD; encoded by the coding sequence ATGGACGTCCAGCTGCTCCTCGTGATGACCGGCGCGTTGATCATTGCCGCCTTCGCCCACTTGCGCGGGCTGCAGGCCGGCATCGTCACGGTCACGCTGGCGGCGGCGATCTCGTTCATCCCCGGCCTGCCCCGGCTGGACCTCGACCCCGAGCTGATCCTCGGGGTCGTGATCCCGCCGCTGCTCTACTCGGCCACGCTCAACTTCTCCTTCTTCGCGTTCGTCAAGAACCTGCGCAGCATCCTCGGCCTCGGCGTGGGTCTGGTGGTCTTCACCACCGTGGTGGTCGGCTTCCTCACCTCGTGGATCGCCCCCGAGCTGGGGCTGGCCGGCGCGCTCGTGCTCGCCGCCGTGGTCTCTCCGCCTGACTCGGTCACCACGGTGAGCCACGGCCGGGAGATCGGCCTGCCCCGGCGCACGATCTCGATCCTCACCGGGGAGAGCCTCGTCAACGACGCGGCCGCCCTCACCCTGTTCGCGGTGGCGGTGGCCGCCGTCACCGGCGACAGCGAGTTCATCGAGAACCCGTTCCTGCTCTTCGGCTGGGAAGCCCTGATCGGGCTGGTCCTCGGTGTGGTCATCGGCAGGGTCGTCATCGCCGTTCGCAGCAAGGTGGGCAATCCCACCATCGAGAGCGGCCTCAACCTCCTGGTGCCGTTCCTGGCCTACTTCGCCGCCGAACAACTGCACGCCTCGGGCATCATCGCCGTCGTCGCGGCCGGTTTCACGGTGAGCATGTCGCATTTCCACACCCGGGTATCCGCCGTGCCGTCCACCACATACCGCACCCGGCTGCAGGAGGCCGCACTCTGGCCGGTCGTGGACCTCATCCTCGAGGCATTCGTCTTCGCCTACATGGGGCTGCAGTTCAGATTTGTGCTCGAAGACCTCGCCGAGTCGAGCACGCCCACCTGGTCCACCATCGGCCTGGGCCTGATCGTGCTCCTGGCGGTCATTCTCTGCCGGTTCGCCTGGGTCTACTTCAGCTACAGCCGCGCCCAACTCGCCCTGCTGATCTACGCGAAGCGGATGGCCGCCACCCTCGACCCCACCGCCCGACGCCGGCAACGCCGCCGCGGCGGGCCGGGCCGCCCCCTCGAGGGCCGATCGGACGGGCCGGACAACCCGGGCCGGCGGGTCGGCGGCCGTAATGGCCGCCCCGGGCCGCTCGGCCGGCAGGGCGGGCGCGATCGCGGCCACGTCACCGTGCTCAGCGCCCCTGAGAGCCTGCTCGTCTCCTGGACCGGCATGCGCGGCATCATCACGCTGGCCGCCGCCGGTGGCATCCCGCTCACCATCGCCTCTGGGGCGCCGTTCCCCGGCCGCACCATCATCCAGACGGTGGCGTTCATCGTGGCCATCGGCACCCTGTTGCTGCAGGGCTCGACCCTGCCGTGGCTGGCCAAGACGCTCAAGATCGACACGACCGCAGAGGACGCCGAGATCGAGGAGGGCCGGACGGAGGCCCGAACGGTGGCCGCCGCCGCGGTGACCGGACGCGCCGACAGCACCAGCGGCGAGTACTTCGACCTTCAGCGGGCCGCCCTGACCGATGCCGTGCTGGCACGGCAGATCCTGCCGAGCAGTGCCGGCGACGTGCGCCACGAGATCGACTCTCTGCAGGCCGGGGTCACGCCGCTTCTCGACTAG
- a CDS encoding isochorismatase family cysteine hydrolase, whose product MTITTLDSTTALIVIDLQAGTLGGPTAHPAGEIVARAAELLAAFRAQGRLVVLANVDGTPAGRTQYGEGAREFPAAFSALVPELGQQPGDVTLTRATWSAFAGTDLDAILTERGITQIVLAGIATSFGVESTARDAYDRGYSVALAIDAITDRSADAHDASVARVFPALGQTGSAAEVIALLG is encoded by the coding sequence GTGACCATCACCACGCTCGACAGCACGACGGCCCTGATCGTGATCGACCTGCAGGCAGGCACCCTCGGCGGCCCCACCGCCCATCCGGCCGGGGAGATCGTTGCCCGCGCCGCCGAGCTGCTCGCCGCCTTCCGCGCGCAGGGACGCCTCGTCGTGCTCGCGAACGTCGACGGCACCCCGGCCGGTCGCACCCAGTACGGCGAGGGCGCGCGCGAGTTCCCGGCAGCCTTCAGCGCCCTCGTGCCCGAACTCGGTCAGCAGCCCGGCGATGTCACCCTCACCCGTGCCACCTGGAGCGCCTTCGCCGGCACCGACCTGGACGCCATCCTCACCGAGCGCGGCATCACCCAGATCGTGCTCGCGGGCATCGCCACCAGCTTCGGGGTCGAGTCCACCGCCAGGGACGCCTACGACCGCGGCTACAGCGTGGCGCTTGCGATCGACGCGATCACCGACCGCAGCGCGGATGCCCACGACGCCAGTGTCGCCCGGGTCTTCCCGGCCCTGGGCCAGACCGGGTCGGCGGCCGAGGTCATCGCGCTGCTCGGTTGA
- a CDS encoding helix-turn-helix domain-containing protein has translation MTTAFGPPGQSTGLDPQGTSREVLEHSTGRWGALTLVALVDGPLRFAELGRAVRGISDRMLAQTLQRLEAHGLISRTPHPTVPLRVDYALTDLGRPIARSVRDLIDTIHAQLPGIIAHHQDRPVPPAQGESL, from the coding sequence ATGACGACAGCGTTCGGCCCGCCCGGGCAGTCGACCGGACTCGACCCTCAGGGCACCTCGCGAGAGGTGCTCGAGCACTCCACCGGCCGCTGGGGCGCCCTGACCCTCGTGGCGCTGGTCGACGGGCCGTTGCGGTTCGCCGAGCTGGGCCGGGCCGTGCGCGGCATCTCCGACCGGATGCTGGCCCAGACGCTGCAGCGACTCGAGGCGCACGGCCTGATCTCCCGCACGCCGCACCCGACGGTGCCGCTGCGGGTGGACTATGCGCTCACCGACCTCGGTCGCCCCATCGCCCGGAGCGTGCGCGACCTGATCGACACCATTCATGCTCAACTACCCGGCATCATCGCGCACCACCAGGACCGCCCGGTACCACCAGCCCAAGGAGAATCTCTGTGA
- a CDS encoding TOBE domain-containing protein, producing MPQIRIKDAAAFLSVSDDTVRRWIDNGMLPSSKDASSRTVVDGLALAQLARKNAVLPDDPSGIGRSARNRFVGLVIGITMDTVMAQVEIQCGPHRVVSLMSSEAVRELGLELGSVAIALVKATTVMVETPLGKV from the coding sequence ATGCCTCAAATACGGATAAAGGACGCGGCAGCGTTCCTGAGCGTCAGTGACGACACCGTGCGCCGCTGGATCGACAACGGAATGCTCCCCAGTTCCAAGGACGCCTCCTCCCGCACCGTCGTGGACGGCCTGGCGCTGGCGCAGCTGGCCCGCAAGAACGCGGTGTTGCCCGACGATCCGTCCGGCATCGGGCGCTCCGCTCGCAACCGGTTCGTGGGCCTCGTGATCGGCATCACCATGGACACCGTCATGGCCCAGGTCGAGATCCAGTGCGGCCCCCACCGGGTGGTGTCCCTGATGAGCAGCGAAGCCGTGCGCGAACTCGGCCTCGAACTGGGCTCCGTTGCCATCGCCCTGGTCAAAGCCACCACGGTGATGGTCGAAACCCCGCTCGGAAAGGTCTGA
- the modA gene encoding molybdate ABC transporter substrate-binding protein, which yields MTRTPRTRPLLAAAGLVIFALAGCAQATPAASTPTSSAAALDGDITVFAAASLKATFTELAASFEAENPGTTVALNFAGSSDLVTQIVEGAPADVFASADTKNMTKLTDAGLADGEPVDFATNVLEIAVPPGNPAGITDFASLAGPDVKLVVCAPEVPCGSATVAVETAAGITLSPVSEESSVTDVLGKVTSDEADAGLVYVTDVTAAGDAVEGIEFDESAEAVNTYPIVALKDSASAAVAQAFVDYIASSAGEDVLQAAGFGAP from the coding sequence ATGACGCGCACGCCCCGCACCCGCCCCCTCCTCGCCGCGGCCGGCCTGGTGATCTTCGCGCTGGCCGGATGCGCCCAGGCGACGCCGGCCGCATCCACCCCCACCTCCTCGGCGGCCGCCCTCGACGGCGACATCACGGTCTTCGCCGCCGCGTCCCTCAAGGCCACGTTCACCGAGCTGGCTGCCTCCTTCGAGGCCGAGAACCCCGGCACCACCGTGGCCCTGAACTTCGCCGGGTCATCGGACCTCGTCACCCAGATCGTTGAGGGCGCCCCGGCCGATGTATTCGCTTCGGCCGACACCAAGAACATGACCAAGCTCACGGATGCCGGCCTCGCTGACGGCGAGCCGGTCGACTTCGCGACCAATGTGCTCGAGATCGCCGTGCCGCCGGGCAACCCCGCGGGCATCACCGACTTCGCCAGCCTGGCCGGCCCCGACGTGAAGCTCGTCGTCTGCGCCCCCGAGGTACCTTGCGGCTCGGCGACGGTGGCCGTGGAAACGGCCGCCGGCATCACGCTCTCACCGGTGAGCGAAGAATCGTCGGTCACCGACGTGCTCGGCAAGGTCACCTCGGATGAAGCGGATGCGGGCCTCGTCTACGTCACCGACGTCACCGCCGCCGGCGACGCGGTCGAGGGCATCGAATTCGACGAATCCGCCGAGGCCGTGAACACCTACCCGATCGTGGCGCTGAAGGATTCGGCATCCGCCGCTGTGGCCCAGGCTTTCGTCGACTACATCGCCAGCAGCGCCGGCGAAGACGTGCTCCAGGCCGCGGGCTTCGGGGCGCCCTAA
- a CDS encoding ABC transporter permease, with protein sequence MRALSAGYSGVPRWVIALAAIGAAFVLLPLAAMVLRVNWAEFVPLITSESSVAALLLSLRTSLAATALCVVFGVPMALVLARTDFWGQKVLRSLVLLPLVLPPVVGGIALLYTFGRRGLLGQTFEAFGITIAFSTTAVVIAQTFVALPFLVLSLEGALRTVGSRYEAIGATLGASPTTVLRRITLPLVLPAVVSGAVLSFARALGEFGATLTFAGSLQGTTRTLPLEIYLQRETDPDTAVALSLVLVVVAVVIVSLAHRTGGTSRRRPGVTS encoded by the coding sequence ATGAGAGCACTGTCGGCCGGCTACTCGGGTGTGCCCCGCTGGGTGATCGCCCTGGCCGCCATCGGCGCCGCCTTTGTGCTGTTGCCGTTGGCGGCAATGGTGCTGCGGGTGAACTGGGCCGAGTTCGTGCCGCTGATCACGTCGGAGTCGTCGGTCGCCGCCCTGCTACTCAGCCTGCGGACGTCGCTCGCGGCCACGGCGCTGTGTGTGGTGTTCGGGGTGCCGATGGCGCTGGTTCTGGCCCGCACCGATTTCTGGGGCCAGAAGGTCCTCCGGTCCCTGGTGCTGCTGCCGCTGGTGCTGCCCCCGGTGGTCGGCGGCATCGCCCTGCTCTACACCTTCGGCCGGCGCGGGCTGCTCGGGCAGACCTTTGAGGCCTTCGGCATCACCATCGCCTTCTCCACCACGGCCGTCGTGATCGCCCAGACTTTCGTCGCCCTGCCGTTCCTGGTGCTCAGCCTGGAGGGCGCCCTGCGCACGGTGGGCAGCCGGTACGAGGCGATCGGCGCCACCCTCGGCGCCAGCCCCACCACGGTGTTGCGCCGAATCACCCTGCCCCTGGTGCTGCCGGCTGTGGTGTCGGGCGCTGTGCTGTCGTTCGCCAGGGCGCTGGGTGAGTTCGGGGCCACCCTTACCTTCGCGGGCAGCCTGCAGGGCACCACGCGCACCCTGCCGCTGGAGATCTACCTGCAGCGCGAGACCGACCCCGACACCGCCGTGGCCCTGTCGTTGGTGCTCGTGGTCGTCGCCGTCGTGATCGTGAGCCTCGCCCACCGCACCGGCGGAACCTCGCGGCGGCGCCCGGGGGTCACCTCGTGA
- a CDS encoding ABC transporter ATP-binding protein → MTFSLSMRVAERDVDLRLDVAAGETVAILGPNGAGKSTLLTAIAGLLRPDHGHCELNGSVLFDIPASGRTATVWRPPHRRGVSLLAQEALLFPHLTVLENVAFGPRSAGIPAKQARETALHWLREVDAEPLAPRRPAELSGGQAQRIAVARALASDPGLLLLDEPMAALDVSVAPAMRRMLRRVLAGRSAVIVTHDVLDAYTLADRVVIVEEGRVVDEGTPAEVFDRPRSAFAAGLAGVNLLTGIRRGDTLEVAEPAATISVDTRLLGTEAADGAPISLAVRPAAVSVAVEAPADPALTSVRAEMIDLEPRGDYVRVRSALLSADVSPKLAAELDSAVGSSVWFSFSPNAATVYPSVRAARLPG, encoded by the coding sequence GTGACCTTCTCCCTCAGCATGCGGGTCGCCGAGCGCGACGTGGACCTGCGCCTCGACGTTGCGGCCGGCGAGACCGTCGCCATTCTCGGACCCAACGGGGCAGGCAAGTCCACCCTGCTCACCGCGATCGCGGGGCTGCTCCGGCCCGATCACGGACACTGCGAGTTGAATGGCAGCGTGCTGTTCGACATTCCGGCTTCGGGGCGAACCGCCACGGTCTGGCGGCCGCCGCACCGGCGCGGTGTCTCCCTCCTCGCCCAGGAGGCCCTGCTCTTCCCGCACCTGACCGTGCTCGAGAACGTCGCTTTCGGGCCGCGCAGCGCCGGCATCCCGGCGAAGCAGGCGCGCGAGACCGCGCTGCACTGGCTGCGCGAAGTGGATGCGGAGCCGCTCGCGCCACGCCGCCCGGCCGAGCTCTCCGGCGGGCAGGCCCAGCGCATCGCGGTGGCGCGGGCGCTCGCATCCGACCCCGGTCTGCTGCTGCTGGACGAACCGATGGCCGCCCTGGATGTCTCGGTGGCGCCGGCGATGCGGCGGATGCTGCGGCGGGTGCTGGCCGGTCGCAGTGCGGTGATCGTGACCCACGATGTGCTCGACGCCTATACCCTCGCCGACCGGGTGGTGATCGTCGAAGAGGGCAGAGTCGTCGATGAGGGCACCCCCGCCGAGGTCTTCGACCGTCCCCGGAGCGCCTTCGCGGCCGGCCTGGCCGGCGTGAACCTGCTCACCGGCATCCGCAGGGGCGACACCCTCGAGGTGGCCGAGCCGGCGGCCACGATTTCCGTCGACACCCGGTTGCTCGGCACCGAAGCTGCCGACGGCGCGCCGATCTCACTCGCGGTGCGCCCGGCCGCCGTGTCGGTCGCCGTCGAGGCTCCGGCCGACCCAGCGCTCACCAGCGTGCGCGCCGAGATGATCGACCTCGAGCCCAGGGGCGATTATGTGCGGGTGCGCAGCGCTCTCCTCTCGGCCGATGTGAGCCCGAAGCTGGCCGCAGAGCTCGATTCCGCCGTGGGCTCGTCGGTCTGGTTCTCGTTCTCGCCGAACGCGGCCACCGTGTACCCGAGTGTGCGAGCCGCCCGACTTCCCGGGTGA